One Spinacia oleracea cultivar Varoflay chromosome 4, BTI_SOV_V1, whole genome shotgun sequence DNA segment encodes these proteins:
- the LOC110787976 gene encoding protein FAR1-RELATED SEQUENCE 8-like: protein MNDPYWPEYSIVPARRRLEMVDEGDEIVGGGYDGGGGYDGGYDGGGGARVFEEYCDDHHDDNAECNVFRVNEEDDECNELETGYDDDNGDDEFAVNEEDDECNEFPVNEEDDECNELETGYDYDNEDCNGDEIVGLVKEDYIYEETVEPYQTPKKKIVKTVFGDEEEIAPPEINMRFSTYEEVHDYLFSYARQKGFEICRTASSLKRASKGSDIKVRRCGTWTCECAGKPAPPKQYKDRSKLPKQIQSATAKARRSKKVGCPVEMYASVDEKGDWIIRRVMLDHQNHQPTPRKSRYVPAFRKHNLLEREKHLVHFIKNSSKAGISNSDIIKILAEDRDGEENLPCNSRDIQKMNREEVKLNLSGGDTRAMVDYFNKLTTDNQNFFHMERYVEGGGLQDIVWVDARSRAAYEEFGDVVVFDATYLTNKYRLPYANFCGVNHHRQTIVFGCALLSRETAETYTWLFTTWLNSMSGKAPSAILTDPDAAMRRALKETMKGTTHRWCLWHILQKFPKYLNKHERYEDLKAELENVIYDSGDPVTFEKSWNDVIVHYGVKENDKYNDKYKWLEGINFKIRFMLFNNNDLCCLILMISVV from the exons ATGAACGACCCGTATTGGCCGGAGTATTCGATAGTGCCGGCGAGAAGGAGATTAGAGATGGTCGACGAAGGTGATGAGATCGTCGGGGGAGGATATGACGGCGGCGGAGGATACGACGGCGGATACGACGGCGGCGGAGGTGCCAGAGTATTTGAAGAG TATTGTGATGATCACCATGATGATAATGCTGAGTGTAATGTATTTCGTGTTAATGAGGAAGATGATGAGTGTAATGAATTGGAGACTGGTTATGATgatgataatggtgatgatgaATTTGCTGTTAATGAGGAAGATGATGAGTGTAATGAATTTCCTGTTAATGAGGAAGATGATGAGTGTAATGAATTGGAGACTGGTTATGATTATGATAATGAGGATTGTAATGGGGATGAGATTGTTGGGCTAGTAAAAGAGGATTATATTTATGAGGAGACGGTTGAACCTTATCAGACTCCGAAGAAGAAGATTGTGAAAACAGTTTTTGGGGATGAGGAAGAAATTGCTCCTCCAGAGATAAACATGCGATTTAGTACATATGAAGAAGTGCATGATTATCTCTTTAGCTATGCAAGGCAAAAGGGATTTGAGATTTGCAGAACCGCTAGTAGTTTGAAAAGGGCGTCGAAGGGTAGTGATATAAAAGTGAGGCGTTGTGGGACTTGGACTTGTGAGTGCGCTGGAAAACCAGCTCCACCAAAGCAATACAAAGATCGAAGCAAATTACCAAAGCAAATTCAGAGTGCCACGGCTAAGGCAAGGAGATCCAAAAAAGTAGGATGTCCAGTTGAAATGTATGCAAGTGTagatgaaaagggtgattggaTTATTAGGAGAGTGATGTTGGACCATCAGAATCACCAACCCACACCGAGGAAATCCAGGTATGTGCCTGCTTTCAGGAAACACAATTTACTGGAAAGAGAGAAACACTTGGTACATTTCATTAAGAATAGCTCTAAGGCGGGTATCAGCAATAGTGATATAATAAAAATACTGGCCGAGGACAGGGACGGAGAGGAAAATCTGCCATGTAATTCAAGGGACATTCAAAAGATGAACAGGGAAGAGGTGAAGTTGAACCTAAGTGGTGGTGATACCCGGGCAATGGTTGATTACTTTAACAAGTTGACAACGGATAATCAGAACTTCTTCCACATGGAAAGGTACGTGGAAGGAGGTGGTCTTCAAGACATAGTTTGGGTTGATGCGAGGAGCAGGGCAGCGTACGAAGAGTTTGGAGATGTAGTAGTCTTCGATGCCACGTACCTAACCAATAAGTACCGTCTTCCGTATGCAAACTTTTGCGGTGTGAATCATCACCGGCAGACGATAGTCTTTGGTTGTGCACTGCTTTCTCGCGAGACTGCAGAGACTTACACATGGCTGTTTACCACTTGGTTAAACAGCATGTCAGGCAAAGCTCCTAGTGCGATATTAACTGATCCGGATGCTGCAATGAGGAGAGCATTGAAGGAGACCATGAAAGGTACAACACATAGGTGGTGTTTGTGGCATATTCTCCAAAAGTTCCCCAAATACTTGAATAAGCATGAGAGATATGAAGATTTGAAGGCTGAACTAGAGAATGTAATATATGATAGCGGTGATCCCGTTACTTTTGAAAAGAGTTGGAATGATGTCATTGTTCACTACGGCGTCAAAGAGAATGACAAGTACAATGACAAGTACAAATGGTTGGAAggtataaatttcaaaatacgaTTTATGTTGTTTAATAAtaatgatttatgttgtttaaTACTAATGATTTCTGttgtttaa